The following proteins are encoded in a genomic region of Xenopus laevis strain J_2021 chromosome 3L, Xenopus_laevis_v10.1, whole genome shotgun sequence:
- the dcaf15.L gene encoding DDB1- and CUL4-associated factor 15, whose protein sequence is MAPSSKSERGGKRKWGPRDHVIRQLDRVKITGQLSPRLFRKLPPRLCVSLRNIVDEEFLQKGHIFLGFSKCGRFVLSYTSDFQDDYFSSFSYHLYWWQFHVHSKLRLVRQVRLFQDEEIYSDLFLHVCEWPSDSSKVIVFGFNTSGNGMLMNMMSDENHRDIYISTVSAPPTSPCTDCKESHIGSCLSHSFMLHTKYQVVYPFPTFQPAFQLKRDNVVLLNTSFSLVACAVSVRSAGEAEPNQILYSKQSPQHRDPSCSFPSSPSTPSPSTHSPLPSPPPPGTPPAVTRAREFVAGIFRRAREASGVEIQDKGESPGTSRETPPRVSFPDSPVCHRPSIEGSARSSHHSEEPSYVNYTRFRYILGEATESEHDSEYGDDKISLPFLVTDLKGNHLKPLNEKSSFQGQHLSVEQLTLDFEYVINEVIRNDASWSQQFCSFSDYDIVILEMCPETNKVIINIGLLLLAFPAPQEEGQLRPKAHHTSLKVAWDLHTGIFITLSVGELTEVKGQTSGSVWSSYRKSCVDTVMKWLVPENSVRYVNRMTNEALHKGCSLKVLADSLRYTWIVL, encoded by the exons ATGGCGCCGAGCTCGAAATCAGAGCGGGGCGGGAAACGGAAATGGGGCCCACGGGACCATGTAATAAGGCAACTGGACCGCGTTAAG ATCACAGGTCAGCTGTCCCCGCGTCTCTTCCGGAAGCTTCCTCCCCGACTCTGCGTATCTTTGCGGAACATCGTGGACGAGGAATTCCTGCAGAAGGG tCACATCTTCCTGGGCTTCTCCAAGTGCGGCCGCTTTGTGCTGTCTTACACTAGTGATTTCCAAGACGACTATTTCTCCTCGTTCTCCTATCATCTGTACTGGTGGCAGTTCCACGTGCACAGCAAACTGCGCCTG GTACGACAGGTGCGTCTGTTCCAGGATGAGGAGATTTACAGTGACCTGTTTCTGCACGTGTGCGAGTGGCCCAGTGACAGCTCCAAGGTTATAGTATTTGGCTTCAA CACCTCGGGGAACGGGATGCTAATGAACATGATGAGTGATGAGAATCACCGTGATATTTATATCAGCACCGTGTCCGCTCCACCTACCTCCCCCTGCACAGACTGCAAAGAATCTCACATAG GATCATGTCTGTCCCACAGCTTTATGCTCCACACCAAGTACCAAGTTGTCTACCCCTTCCCCACCTTCCAGCCTGCCTTCCAGCTGAAAAGGGATAATGTTGTTCTTCTGAATACCAGCTTCTCTCTTGTGGCCTGTGCTGTATCTGTGCGCTCAGCAG GAGAGGCGGAACCCAACCAGATACTCTACAGCAAGCAGAgcccacagcacagagaccccagctGTTCCTTCCCTTCCAGCCCTAGCACCCCATCCCCCAGCACCCACTCTCctcttccctcccctccccctcctgGAACGCCACCCGCTGTGACTCGAGCCCGAGAGTTTGTGGCCGGTATCTTTCGGCGTGCAAGAGAAGCTTCTGGAGTTGAGATACAGGATAAAGGAGAGAGTCCTGGCACAAGCAGAGAGACTCCACCCCGGGTTTCCTTCCCAGACTCCCCTGTATGTCACCGTCCCTCCATTGAGGGGTCGGCACGCTCATCCCACCACTCCGAAGAGCCGAGCTACGTGAATTACACGCGATTTCGTTATATCCTGGGGGAGGCAACTGAATCTGAACATGATAGTG AGTATGGGGACGATAAGATTTCGCTGCCTTTCCTGGTGACTGATctaaagggaaatcacttgaagCCCCTGAATGAGAAATCCTCCTTCCAG GGGCAGCATCTGAGCGTGGAGCAGCTGACTCTGGATTTCGAATACGTCATCAATGAAGTTATAAGAAACGACGCCTCCTGGTCCCAACAGTTCTGCTCCTTTAGTGACTACGATATTGTTATACTGGAG ATGTGTCCTGAGACCAACAAAGTCATAATAAATATTGGCCTCCTCCTACTGGCCTTCCCAGCCCCGCAAGAAGAGGGACAACTCAG GCCCAAGGCTCATCACACAAGCCTGAAGGTGGCGTGGGATTTGCACACGGGGATATTCATTACTCTCAGCGTGGGGGAACTAACGGAAGTCAAAGGTCAGACAAG CGGCAGCGTGTGGAGCTCCTATCGGAAGAGTTGTGTGGACACCGTTATGAAATGGTTGGTCCCGGAGAACAGTGTACGATATGTGAACCGAATGACAAACGAGGCTCTTCATAAAG GCTGCTCCCTCAAGGTGCTGGCTGACAGTTTACGATACACTTGGATTGTGCTGTAA